Proteins encoded within one genomic window of Variovorax sp. OAS795:
- a CDS encoding LysR substrate-binding domain-containing protein, with translation MNETTSPIRRPRRLPPLRSLHAFEAAAAHLSFQRAALELSVTPSAISHQVRALEDTLGRPLFRRLTRQLALTPAGERLFDDLRAGFDALEAAVERLRQPSASQAVTLTTNTAFAARWVLPRMAAFRKACPGIELRLHASDTLVDLARGDADIAVRSGSGNWPGLVVRELMPERYAPLCSPMLGLKRVSDLPKHQLIHADWQPGAAAPATWSRWFREAGIAAPRGRSMKAAGLSFSDETHAILAALAGHGVALLSLTLAAEELRSGALVQPFGPALDTGSYFLAVASGREDEAAIRIVWDWIASQRPGIPGALVDDAAPRQRPVGAGRRVLPAAK, from the coding sequence ATGAATGAAACCACCTCACCCATCCGCCGCCCCAGGCGCCTGCCGCCCCTGCGCTCGCTGCACGCCTTCGAAGCGGCGGCTGCGCACCTGAGCTTCCAGCGCGCGGCGCTCGAACTGTCGGTCACGCCATCGGCCATCAGCCACCAGGTGCGCGCGCTGGAAGACACGCTGGGCCGGCCGCTGTTCCGCCGGCTCACGCGGCAGCTTGCCTTGACGCCCGCGGGCGAGCGGCTGTTCGACGATCTGCGGGCCGGATTCGATGCGCTGGAGGCCGCGGTCGAGAGGCTGCGCCAACCTTCCGCCTCCCAAGCCGTCACGCTCACCACCAACACCGCCTTTGCGGCGCGCTGGGTGCTGCCGCGCATGGCGGCTTTCCGCAAAGCTTGCCCCGGCATCGAACTGCGGCTGCATGCCAGCGACACCCTGGTCGACCTGGCACGCGGAGATGCCGACATCGCGGTGCGCTCCGGCAGCGGCAACTGGCCGGGCCTCGTGGTGCGCGAACTGATGCCCGAACGCTATGCGCCGCTGTGCAGCCCGATGCTGGGCCTGAAGCGCGTGAGCGATTTGCCGAAGCACCAGCTGATCCATGCCGATTGGCAGCCCGGCGCAGCTGCGCCCGCAACCTGGTCGCGATGGTTCCGCGAAGCCGGCATCGCCGCGCCGCGCGGCCGGTCGATGAAGGCCGCGGGCCTGTCGTTCTCGGACGAAACCCACGCCATCCTCGCCGCGCTCGCGGGCCACGGCGTGGCGCTGCTGAGCCTCACGCTCGCGGCCGAAGAACTGCGAAGCGGTGCGTTGGTGCAGCCCTTCGGGCCCGCGCTCGATACGGGCAGCTACTTTCTCGCAGTGGCGAGCGGGCGGGAAGACGAAGCTGCAATCCGTATCGTGTGGGACTGGATCGCCTCGCAGCGACCAGGCATTCCCGGAGCGCTCGTTGACGACGCAGCACCACGACAGCGCCCAGTGGGCGCAGGGCGCCGGGTGCTCCCCGCAGCGAAATAA